The genomic stretch AACGTCTTCAATTTTAAAGCATTATCGGATTCATCACCACCAATAACAATTTCATTAGTGCTGGGTTGAAAATACCCCTTTAGCCCCATTTAGCGTTGCTAAGGGCACTTCACTGACTTTAAGGTCGGTTTGCTGGTTTAGATAGTCCTTGAATGCGTTATACAAGCTTGTCACATTCTGATGATCGGCCAAATTTTCTTTGACAAAGTCTTTAGCACTTAACACTGGTTCACCGCTAGTTTGTGCCACATCAAAGACGGGTAGATAGCGATAACCGACAATGGCGCGCTCATCGGTGGTATCAAGATGCTTCTGCTCGGCTGGTGTTAGCTTCTTAATGATCGGAGCCGCAATCCGAATCGCTTTTGCGCCCCGGTTGACGGTGCGGTTAAAAGCCTTCTGCCATTGCTTAAAACCGGCGACTTGAGTGGCTTGAGGATTTTGCGCATAAATCAAATCAATGTTTCTGGCGCTATAATGATGAAATTTAGCCAGGGTATTAAGATACTGTTTAAATCGGTCACTATCGGTTAATTTTAGGATTTGCTGTTCGGCTTGGGCGACTAATTGTGCTTTCCAGGCTTTAACGTCTGCTTTACTCGGCATTGTCTACCCCTCCTCATCTTCAAAAATATCATTCAATATAGGGGCTACGTTGATTTGAATCGGGGTCGTGCCATAAAGGGCGATGTAGCCATCAGCTAATTTTTGCCAAGCCACTTGATAATAGGCTCCGTTACCAGTGATTTCTTTTAAATACTTGTAGGTTCCTTTAGCCTGTAAAACTGGTAATTCACTCCCAATGACTGCTAATTTATTATCCATTTTATGATCTCCTTTGCTAATCTCACCCGTTGTTTGGGTTTACTTTTAGGGTTGTAAAAGTGAACCTAAATGACGGGTTCACCAACCGGAACGTAGTGCAGGGCGGTAGGCAGGTTCTAATCAAAATCAAAACTTAATTTATGGCCGTCAAGCTTTAACTTGGCGTCAAACGACTTTCCTTTTTTACTCTTGAAACCCTTTAATTTGCTCGTTTCTCCCTTGGTGACCAACGCTTTAATTGCGGTCTTACCAAGCGTCTTGCTACTCCATTTCTTGGGTAGGGTAAAGTCCTCGCCTTGCTTGGGTTTCACGATGTAAAACTTTTGTTTATTTATGACAGTTACTTGTGGTGTTTCTAAGAACACCCCGGCAACTTTTTGCGCTTGCTGCTGGTGATTGATTTGTTGCTTAATGGCTGAATTGCCGGTTAATTGTGTGGGGACATCAGCAATTAACTTCGCCACAAACTTCTTAATCTGGCTCAAAAAGTTATCCGGGGTGCGTTCTTCGGTACTGATTTGCTGTAACGCTTGCTCCCATTTAGCTGTCATTTCTGGACTAGTTAGCAAGGGTTCGAGTTCGACCGCTTTACATAAAGTAATCCCGGCTTCACTGACGTGGAGCTTGTTCTTTTCAGAGACGAGATAGCCGCGTTTCTTTAACACTTCCAGCACATTGGCCCGGGTCGCACTTGTCCCAATGCCTTGCACATCTTTGAGAATCGCCTGGGCTACTTCATCATCAAGCGTTTTGCCAGCGGTCTTCATGGCCGTAATCAGGGTACCTTCGGTAAAGGGTACCGGAGGTGTCGTTTCTTTTTGCGGCGTTTGCAGATTCGCTTGAACTTGGTCGCCTTGGTGAACGATCGGTAGGGTGGCTGCCTCTTGCTGGTCGGCTTTGTGATCATCAAATAAAGCTTGCCAACCTTGCTTAGTTGGGACCTTACCCGTTGCTTTAAAATTGGCGTCACCAACTTGGGTAATAATGGTAGTTTCCTCGTACTCGTACGGATCAGCAAACATCGCTAACGTCGTTCTTAAAACCAGGTCGTAGACTTGTTGCTGTAATTTAGGCAAGCTGGCTAGTTTCTCTTTCGTCGGCACGACTTTAGTCATGATAATGGCGTAGTGTTCTTCAACCTTTTTCCCATTAACATAGCGCTTATTCGGGGTGGTATTGGTTAAAGCGACTTGCGTAGAGACTAAACCCAGATACTTCGTCAGATTAGCCACTAAATAATCAAATTCTTCATCAGTGATATAAGCACAATCCGTTCGGGGATAACTCAGCAACTTGGCTTCATATAAACTTTGAATGGCCGCTAAGGTTTGGCTGGCACTGGCGTGATAACGTTTATTCATGGCACTTTGGAGACTGGATAGTGAGAATAGTTGGGGACTAGCACGCTTTTTAGCCTGGTTTTGAATGCCCTTGATTAAACCAGCCTGTGATCCTTTCTGAACGTGTTTAGCCTGCATGAATGTCATTAGCCCTGCTTCGTCTTTAAATCGCTGATAGGGGTCTAATTTTGCGACAAATTTTTGCTGATTAGCAAGAATTTCAGCATTTAGTTCAAAATAGGGTTCCGGCTTAAAGTTTTTGATTGCCTGGTCTCTTTGATAGACCATATATAAGGTTGGCGTCTGTACTCGACCAATCGAATACACCCCGCGTACCCCGTTTTGTCTTAATAACAAAGTATATAAAGGACTGCCATTCATACCAATTAACCAGTCACTAATTTGACGGGTTTGGGCTTCTTTATAAGCCAAATAGTCTTTGTGCCAATCACCAAGATTTTTAAAGCCGGTAATAATCGCGTCTTTTTCTAGGCTATTCAACCAAAGGCGCTTAATCGTTTTCGACTTAACATCAATATGCGCTTGGTTCATGATCGACCACGCGATATTTGACCCTTCTCGACCACTATCGGTGGCCACAATAATGGTATCGGCTTTCGTTAACAGATCTTTAACGATCTTGAATTGCGCTCTTTTACTAGTTGACACTTCAAACCTGTATTTGTCTGGGAAAATCGGTAAATTAGATAAGGCCCATTGCTGGTATTTCTGATCATATTTATCCGGTGTGGCTAGTTCAACTAAATGTCCGAGACCATACGTGACAAGCGTATTATCGGGCAAAACAGGGTCACTAACCGTATAGTAACCCTGTTTTTTTGTGCTCTTTTGAAAGGCTTGGACGTATGAACGGGCTTGACTGGGTTTTTCAGCTAAGATAACAGTGGTCATGTTCGTTCACTCCTTATGATTGAGCTTCTGTTCTAATTCTGTTCTGCCTTGTTCAGCCGCTTTTAACCAGGTTTAACGGTGCATTTTTTATTCCGATTACAAGTGCATGCCCCCATCTTCATGCCGGTTCCGGGTTTGGTGTTGCCGTTGCTTTTTCGTCATTTCCCACTCAGTCTCCTTTAAACCTTGCGCTTGTTTTTGCCGTTGGTAATCTTCATCACGGGCATATAGGGCGGTCATGATTGCGTTACTAAAGGCCGTCTTTAAGTAATAGTCTGGACTAACTGGCTTGTAGTTCAGTGGTTGATAATGTCCGATATTTGCTTTTCTGTACTGGTCGTCCTTGGCTTGTTGCCCTTTTAACTGTTTTTGGATTTTCTCGATCTGACTGTTCTTAATCGTCGGATCGGCTTTGCATTCGCCAAAAAAGAGTTGTTTAGTGCCATCATGCTTTAAAACCCGTTGTAAGTGATGATTTTCTAACTGATCTAAGCTAAGCTGTCCCGATAAATAAGCTAGTCCTTGTTGATGTTCTTGGGGACTAAACACCTGTGGTGGATTTGTTTGCCACTGTTCAATCGTTTCGGCCTGACATGGCTTTAAAACAGGATCATAGTACATCACGGCTGTATAGGCTTGTTCCTGTTTAATCAATGGCAATCCATCTAAATCACCTTTGGGAAAGGCCCTTTTCAATACTTCATGGTATTGCGTTTGAATGACTTGCTTAACGGCCATGATTACCCGTAGATCTTTGACTGCGCGAGTAATCTTTTGCTGTTCGGTTGGTGAATATTTCTCTAGTAACCCTTGATCGACGTGTTCTAGACTTTCTAAGTTATCGTCATGAATCATCAGCGTATATTTCAGTTCGATTTTGACTTCCTTTTCTTGTTGCATTAATAACTTCCAGCCAACGTATGGCCGTTTGGTAAAGGTCAATAATTGTTGGGTCAACAAATCATCACGAATGTTCATTAAACGTTCGTTTAATTCACTACCCTTGAAAACTGTTTGTTCGCTATCGGTTTCCTTAATTAATTCTCGTCTTTCAGCTTGCGTGGTCTGTTCAAAATTAAGCTCTGGATAAAGTTTTTTAGTCGTGCGATCAACCACTTTATTTAAGAGTTCATCTGCTTTTTTGAGTGAGCTTTCTTGTTGGTTAATTGTCAATAATTGTTTAGTCACATCTTCACCAACCGCATGTTTAATTAAGGTGCTGTTTTTCCAATTAAATAGCATGCGCCGCTTATCATCTAAGTTCTCCAAACTGATATAAGTTTTCAGTTCATGGCTTAACTCTTTAACTACCCGTTTTTCATTAAACGAGAAGTGTTTACTTAGGCTATCTAAATGACCTCTATTGATTACTTTTTCTTGGTTATTTTTATAACTGGCTTTGGCCTTGCGATAGTCCTTAACTTCTTGGTTAAATTCTTTTCTTTCATGCCGCTTACTATTGATTCCCTCATGTTGCATTGGGGTATCATCTATTCCCTCCTCGATAAATGATTTTTCGCTGATCCGATCGGGAATATTTTTTTGCTCTAAAACTTGATTTACACTAACCGCCCAATTGTGCCGCCATTCAGTTATTTTTTCTTTTTTATCCCAATCAACTAGCCACACCTTTCTTGATCTTGGAAAACGACTATTTCCTGTATAAGTCTTGTTCCCATTTTCATCTAATATATTTTCTCTTTTACTTTTTAATCCCCATGTTCCGTCTGGATTAAATGGACGATTAGTTAGCATAACATGAGCGTGCGGATTATCTGGGTGATCTCTATGAATTGCCACATCAGCTACCATGCCCTCATCAACAAAATTTTCTTGTACATATTTTGTCAGTAATTCTTTCTGTTCGGATTCACTTAATTCTACCGGTAAAGCCACGTTAAACTCTTTTGCATACCGTGAGTTTGATTTACGATCTTTCTTTTCAACTTCATTCCACAACTGCTCTCGATCACTCGTCCATTCAGGTGAATTTTTTGGCGTCAAAATAAAGCTTTCTGGCATGACTGACCGAGCATAAAAATAGCTTCGACCTTCTTTTTGATCGAATAACTTTTCACCACTTCGATAAGCGGAACTGGCAATGGCGCTTCTCCCTTTTCCCGCACTGATATTACTAAAGCTCATGTGAAAAATTGCCATGTCGGTCACCACCTTTATTTGGGTTTATGGGTTTGATTTTGTTGTCGCCATCGGCGACTTCTAATACAGGTTTTAATGGGTTTAGCAAAACGTCATCAAAGATGACGTGTAAGTGCGCATTGACCTCATTTCACTCGGTCTTCTGATTCTCTTAACTTTAACTTAGTGTATGCCTTCCGCTTCGCTATTTCAACTTTTATACTTTGACTTAACGTTTCCCTTATGATATAGTGTCGGTGATTATTTCTAATATGATTGGAGGGATCATTATGTCTCAAAGTAACTTAGAAAAACAAGAAGCTAAATTAAAAGCCCTTAATCAAAAAATTAAGGACGAAAAAAATAAGATTGAACAACGGCTAGGTAAACAAATCATCAGTCAAGCCAATTTAGATTATGCTAATTTGTCTAACGATCAGATTAAGCTTTTAGCCAAGCAATTTTCTGAATTTTTAAAGGTAAAGTCCGTAGATCATTAGCCATACGAGATGGGGAAATTCCATGTCTAATCAATATGAAAAACTAGTCGAGCAGCAAGCGCGTTTAAAACAAAAAATTGAGCGGGAAGATTTTAAATTACGGCAATCTAAATACTATGAAAATCGGCAATCCCGCAAAGCCCGTTCTCGCCGATTAATTCAAAAAGGGGCTTTATTAGAAAAGTACTTTCAAGCTAATAACCTCTCGGTCGAACAAACCGAAGAACTTTTAAAAACATTTGCTGACTATGTTAACGCCCATAAACCGGGTAAATTAAAAAACGATCAACCTAATAACTAGGCCGATCGTTTTTATTTTCAGGATTGTTTTTTGGCTTAATTTCTGGATTGTGTTTAGCAAAGTCTTTTAACTGTTTTTGAATTCTTTGTGTAAGCTCTGCTTTACTTTCTTTGTGCTTCCTTTTACTTGATCGCTGTTGAATTATCTTTTGACCCTTACCTCTTCTTTTTGATTTTAGGTCAAGCGTAAAATCTGAAATTTTATTTTGATCTAGCTTACTTAAATGACCGATTTCTTTAAAGTTTAAAACGGCTTTGGGAAAGCGATAAATATTACCAAGATCGACCCAGGAAGGTTTCTTCAACCCAGCGGATTGCCAATCTTGAATCGGATAATATTGTTGCTTGATATAAGCCGACTTCTTTTCATGCTGACTAGTAATTTTAAAAGCCTCGACCGTCTGTTCTGATACCCGACGAATTAAAATTGGCCGAGACTTGCCACCGTTAGTTTCTACAAAACTAACGTATAGGCTGACTAAGTCATTAGTCCTCATCTGGATTGTTGAGCCAATCAGCGACCTCTTTAGCGTCTTTGAACTCGGTGACTGGTGTCCCTTCGGTCGCCTTTAAAAAGCGTAAATTAGCTCTTTCTTCTTCGCTTAAAGACGCATTAAAAGGTAAAGCACCATTAGCAACAATCCGCTTGTAAAACATGTTAATGGCCGTGGTTGGATTTAAGCCCAATTCGCTTAAAACTGCTTCGGTATCATCGGCCAAATCTTTATCAATCTTGACTTGGACCCGTTTCTTTTCCTTAACTGCCATGATTGTCTCATCTCCTTTCTTTTACTACTACCATTATACTACCTTTTGAGTACCTTATCAATAGATAAAGCCCTAGCCTCAAATCACTTGAGCTTGGCGTTGATCTAAAGGCTGAACTTTTGAGCTGGTTAGCCTGGTTAGCTCTGGCACTCATTTAAAAGCCCCTATTCTTCTGTTTAAGCCATTTAAATCTAACTTAAGTAAAATAGGTTAGTAAGTCTTAAAACTGCTTAGAAAGGATTTTGTAGCCTTTTAGGACTAGTAGTACAACCCACTGTTATCGTTGTCGGCCGCCTTTTCTTCTTCGGGGTGTTTGGCCGCGTATTCTCTAGCCGCTTGTTTATTCCACCAAACACCAAATAGATTTTGCATGGTGCCGTACAGGTAGTTTTCCACGTTCTTGATGTGCTTCTCATTGCTTCTTAGGGCGTTAAAGTAACGTCTCAAGGCTTTAGTCATTAAAAATTTAAGTTCTTCGTCGTCCAGTGGGATTATGACGCCAATATCTTTATGATCCTTCTCAACTCGGTACTTAGCATTTAAGATAATACCAACGAAGCGACGCATCTGTTGCGGGGTACGGCACCAAAAACTAAGCAGTATTCATCATGTTACAGCACCCAAGTAAAAGCTACGAAGATAAAAACATTCATCCTCAAAATATGTAACCTAGAAAAAAGGCCTCCAGTGTTAAACCGGGAGCCTTTTTTAGTATACCAATTTCTACTTCACATAAGGCGGCTTATCCCAAGTAACCTGATTCATTACCGAGGGAACAACATTCCGTTCTTTTTTGATTGTGAGCTTGTCCAAAAAGGAAGTGGTATAGGTCGCAGATTGGCTTTAATTGAGGAAAGGAAGTTTGTGAAATTTACCGGTATTACTCCTAGACCATTCCCTTAAATTCAACTGTCTCATTCTTTGTATTAACCAAAAATTTGCCAACACTTCCCCGATACTTCACTGATACTTTAAATGAATACTTGTAATTTACCCGAGTGTATCGAATACTACTAATTCTTCCCTGATACCCTTGACTACGCAAAACTCTCTTCACTTGGTTCCTTTGTCGATCAGTAATTCTTGCAGAACTCCGATAGATTGTCTTCTTAACGATCACATCTGGATTCAATGGAACAATGTAATCCTTACATTCCAACAATTCCACCAACTTTCTTTTTTCTTTGGAATTTGACTTGACGGGTTACGGTTTTCCATTCAGTTTAGAGGGAGTGACGTTTTGAGCGCAGAATTGTTCCCTGGAATCAGCTATTTGGAATAACTGAACCAGAGTACAATTCTACTACTAAAAGTTTCCCCTTAGTTCGTCGGTCGTTAACGCCCGTCGCTTGTCTGTACAATTGCGGTATTGCTACCACCACTCATTATAAACCTACGTTTTCGGTTTAACCTACTAAAAAACGCCCTAGTAGGCGTTGGCAATACGTATTTATGTTTGTTCGATCACCAACTAATCAGTGGCACCAAGCCGAAGCTTCGTTTTACCACCCGCGCCGTTAATGGTCGCGCTCACCATTCACCACCCAGCCGTACAGATGACCTTGTTGTGGTATAGCCAGACTTATTGAAGTCGCACTGGCAAACGTGTCCCCTTGGATTTAGACCCCAGCTTGTCCCCTAGGGCTTTAAAAATCGCACCGGCCATGATATAATAGTCATTAAATAACGATGACTTTTATGTGGCGCTCACCGATGCCCGTCGGTGGGTGTTTTTTTATGTTCTATTTTATGTCTAAATAATATCTCAATAGCAAGAATAAGTAAAGGCGCTTTTTACATAGTTCTATAGAACTATGTAATCTATAATTCTATAAATCTATAGTTCTATAAATCTATAGATGTTCATTTCTATAGTTCTATAAATCTATAGTTCTATAGAGCTGCTATGTCGGCAATATTCGCTATTTATTAGAACTATAGATCTATAGTTCTATAGTTCTATAGATATTAATTTCTATAGTTCTATAGATTTGAATAAAATTTTCTATAGAATTTTATTTTTTTGTGCTATAATTTTTCCCAAAAGGATGTGTCTATGTTGACCACAACTATTACAACCGGGAATTTTAAAGGTGGAGTTGGAAAAACAACTAATGCTGTTATGATTGCTTACACCTTATCTAATAGAGGGAAAAAATCCTTAATAGTAGATCTTGATCCACAAGCTAATGCTACAGACTTGCTGTTTACAACAATGAGCCAAGTGTATGGAACTAAACCTGATTTTAGCGAAACGCTTGAAGTTGCTTTAAAAAAAGGTAGTTTAGAAAATGCAATTGTTCATGTAAATGATAACTTAGATTTACTTCCTTCGGATGATGATTTACAGAACTATGATAAATTTCTAAGCTCTTCGTTTCCTGATGACTACACACAAGATCATTATTTCTCTAAACTATTATCAAAAATTTCAAGTAAATATGATTTTGTAATATTAGACGTTCCCCCACAATTAAACAAATTTACTGATTCCGCTTTGGTTGCAAGTGATTACGTTATTGTTATTTTGCAAACCCAAGAGCGCTCATTGCGAGGGGCAGAAACATACGTTAAGCACTTATTGCAAATCAAAGACGATTACTCTCTCGACATTGATTTGTTAGGCGTTTTACCTGTCTTACAACAAAACGGAAATGATTTAGATTTAGACGTTATCGAAGATGCAACTACAAGCTTCGGCAATGCAAACATGTTTAAACAAAAGGTGCGTCAGATGGCTAGACTAAAACGATTTGATCGCACTGGTATAACAAATAATGCTAGCCATGACATAAACGACAGAAGGGTTCACTATCTTTATGATTTGGTTGTAGATGAATTATTAGAACGTTTAAAATTGATTAGAGGTTAAAAAATGACTGCTAACGATAAAATGGGATTAGGTGCTTTTGGAGAAACTAGAAAGAATAAAACCACACGACCTCAGAAAATTGAGCCACAAAAATTTGAAGAACAACACAGAAGCATGCCAAATGACCAAGTACTAATTAAGCCAAAACGTAGATTGACAGCAAAAGATACTCCAAAGTCTGTCCAGGCACAATTAGACACTCATATGGCCATAAAGCAAATAGCTACCATTGAAAATAAGCGAAACTATGAGGTTCTCAACGAAATCGTTGAAAGCTATGTTCAAAATATGCCGAACCAAAGCAAAAAATTGGTAATAGATAGTGTTAGAGCTGTTCAACAAAATATGCGAGATTTTTAAATATCTATAGATCTATAGTTCTATAGAATGGACGTCTTGTATAACTGCAAAATTAACGAATAACACCACGCGCGCTCAGACAACACGTTCAGCTTTTAGACGTATACTTGTCCGTTTAAATGAAGCAGAATGCACACAAAAAAGCCACCCACCTCGTGATGAGATGAGTGGCTTTTTGGTTGTGTGGTAGATTGTAAAATTAATCCGAACGCTGTTCGGACAAAAAAGATCAGCTTCCTTTAAAATGGTGTTTACCACAAACCCATCTTTTAGGAGCTGATCTTTTGTCTAGTATAACCTATTCCGAACGAATTAAAATCGAAACCTTTTGTGAACTAGGGCTGTCCAATATCCAAATGGGCGTTCGGCTGAACCGATCACCGTCAACAATTTCTTATGAATTATCTCGATGTCAACCTTATCAGGCTGAATTAGCACAAACAGATGCCGAATACAAGCGATCACGATGTGGTCGGAAAACTAAGCTGAGCGATGAGTTAAAGCAAAAAATTCTCAACCATTTACGTCTAAGCTGGTCACCAGGAATGATTGCTCACGAATTTAAACTAGCTACTAAATCTATTTATAATTGGCTAAATCAGGGGAGAATTGATTTCTCCTTGAATGATCTACCTGAACATGGCGTACGCCAACGGCGTAACGTTGACCAACGATCCAAATATAATCAATCTTTGGGGCGATCAATTGAACAGCGTCCCATGATGATTAATCAACGTAATCGCATCGGCGATTTTGAACTAGATACAGTCGTTGGTCCTCGTGGGCATAGTAAGGCAGTTTTATTAACTTTAATCGATCGCAAATCACGGTTCCTTTGGGCATACCGGTTAAAAGATCGGACGACAGCGACTGTTAATGAAGCACTAACTAAGTTCCTAACCACTTTTAATGGTCCGGTGCACAGCTTTACTGTGGACCGTGGCACTGAGT from Lactiplantibacillus brownii encodes the following:
- the topB gene encoding type IA DNA topoisomerase, translated to MTTVILAEKPSQARSYVQAFQKSTKKQGYYTVSDPVLPDNTLVTYGLGHLVELATPDKYDQKYQQWALSNLPIFPDKYRFEVSTSKRAQFKIVKDLLTKADTIIVATDSGREGSNIAWSIMNQAHIDVKSKTIKRLWLNSLEKDAIITGFKNLGDWHKDYLAYKEAQTRQISDWLIGMNGSPLYTLLLRQNGVRGVYSIGRVQTPTLYMVYQRDQAIKNFKPEPYFELNAEILANQQKFVAKLDPYQRFKDEAGLMTFMQAKHVQKGSQAGLIKGIQNQAKKRASPQLFSLSSLQSAMNKRYHASASQTLAAIQSLYEAKLLSYPRTDCAYITDEEFDYLVANLTKYLGLVSTQVALTNTTPNKRYVNGKKVEEHYAIIMTKVVPTKEKLASLPKLQQQVYDLVLRTTLAMFADPYEYEETTIITQVGDANFKATGKVPTKQGWQALFDDHKADQQEAATLPIVHQGDQVQANLQTPQKETTPPVPFTEGTLITAMKTAGKTLDDEVAQAILKDVQGIGTSATRANVLEVLKKRGYLVSEKNKLHVSEAGITLCKAVELEPLLTSPEMTAKWEQALQQISTEERTPDNFLSQIKKFVAKLIADVPTQLTGNSAIKQQINHQQQAQKVAGVFLETPQVTVINKQKFYIVKPKQGEDFTLPKKWSSKTLGKTAIKALVTKGETSKLKGFKSKKGKSFDAKLKLDGHKLSFDFD
- the mobQ gene encoding MobQ family relaxase, with product MAIFHMSFSNISAGKGRSAIASSAYRSGEKLFDQKEGRSYFYARSVMPESFILTPKNSPEWTSDREQLWNEVEKKDRKSNSRYAKEFNVALPVELSESEQKELLTKYVQENFVDEGMVADVAIHRDHPDNPHAHVMLTNRPFNPDGTWGLKSKRENILDENGNKTYTGNSRFPRSRKVWLVDWDKKEKITEWRHNWAVSVNQVLEQKNIPDRISEKSFIEEGIDDTPMQHEGINSKRHERKEFNQEVKDYRKAKASYKNNQEKVINRGHLDSLSKHFSFNEKRVVKELSHELKTYISLENLDDKRRMLFNWKNSTLIKHAVGEDVTKQLLTINQQESSLKKADELLNKVVDRTTKKLYPELNFEQTTQAERRELIKETDSEQTVFKGSELNERLMNIRDDLLTQQLLTFTKRPYVGWKLLMQQEKEVKIELKYTLMIHDDNLESLEHVDQGLLEKYSPTEQQKITRAVKDLRVIMAVKQVIQTQYHEVLKRAFPKGDLDGLPLIKQEQAYTAVMYYDPVLKPCQAETIEQWQTNPPQVFSPQEHQQGLAYLSGQLSLDQLENHHLQRVLKHDGTKQLFFGECKADPTIKNSQIEKIQKQLKGQQAKDDQYRKANIGHYQPLNYKPVSPDYYLKTAFSNAIMTALYARDEDYQRQKQAQGLKETEWEMTKKQRQHQTRNRHEDGGMHL
- a CDS encoding type II toxin-antitoxin system RelB/DinJ family antitoxin; the encoded protein is MAVKEKKRVQVKIDKDLADDTEAVLSELGLNPTTAINMFYKRIVANGALPFNASLSEEERANLRFLKATEGTPVTEFKDAKEVADWLNNPDED
- a CDS encoding ParA family protein produces the protein MTTTITTGNFKGGVGKTTNAVMIAYTLSNRGKKSLIVDLDPQANATDLLFTTMSQVYGTKPDFSETLEVALKKGSLENAIVHVNDNLDLLPSDDDLQNYDKFLSSSFPDDYTQDHYFSKLLSKISSKYDFVILDVPPQLNKFTDSALVASDYVIVILQTQERSLRGAETYVKHLLQIKDDYSLDIDLLGVLPVLQQNGNDLDLDVIEDATTSFGNANMFKQKVRQMARLKRFDRTGITNNASHDINDRRVHYLYDLVVDELLERLKLIRG
- a CDS encoding IS30-like element ISLpl1 family transposase; this translates as MSSITYSERIKIETFCELGLSNIQMGVRLNRSPSTISYELSRCQPYQAELAQTDAEYKRSRCGRKTKLSDELKQKILNHLRLSWSPGMIAHEFKLATKSIYNWLNQGRIDFSLNDLPEHGVRQRRNVDQRSKYNQSLGRSIEQRPMMINQRNRIGDFELDTVVGPRGHSKAVLLTLIDRKSRFLWAYRLKDRTTATVNEALTKFLTTFNGPVHSFTVDRGTEFSGLVSLESQYGIKTYYCHAYTPAERGSNERFNRNLRYFYPKGTRFEHISAQDLTTTLLQINQRPLKILDWQTPYQVMLTNLSKNSD